The genomic DNA TGGGCTTAAAAAATAATAAAAATGGTTATTTTCAAGATTTATCAACTACAAAACAAAGGATGGTTTTAATTGCAAGAGCTATGATTAAACACCCACCTCTATTAATTTTAGATGAACCTTTAATTAATTTAGACAACCAAGGAACTGAAATCGTTGTGACTTTAATAAATAAAATAGCCTTAGAAAGTGATACAACAGTTCTATTTGTTTCCCACAGAAGCGTGAAAAACTTACAACCGAACTATACATACGAGCTAATGCCCTCAAAGAAAGGTTCTTTAGGACGCGTAAAAAAATAAGATTAATTTTTCTCTTCTAACATCGGTACAAAAGCAAAATCTCCTAATTCGTGTTTTTCGAATTCTTTGGCAGATTTTCTAATAAAAAGTGTCATTATTTGAGTTTTATCACCAACAGGAATTAACAACATCCCTCCTATTTTTAATTGTGCTAATAACGGATTTGGTACAAAAGGTGCACCAGCAGTCACAATAATTTTATCGAAAGGCGCTTGTTCCTTTAAACCAATATAACCGTCACCAAAAATAAATCGTTTTGGTTTATAACCAATTTTCGGCAAGAATAATGAGGTTCTTTTAAACAATTCTTTTTGTCTTTCTATAGAATATACAACGGCTTTTAACTCTAACAAAACAGCTGTCTGATACCCAGAACCAGTACCAATTTCTAAAACTTTATCACCTGGTTTTATTTCTAAGGTCTGCGATTGAAAAGCCACAGTATATGGCATAGAAATAGTTTGTTCTGCAGCAATAGGAAATGCTTTGTCTTGGTACGCGTGTGCTTCAAAACTTGAGTCTATAAACAAGTGACGCGGAATTTCTCGTATCGCATTCAGTACATTATTGTCTGTAATACCTTTTGCTTCTAGTACAGTAGCAAGTTGATTTCTAAGCCCTTGGTGTTTTGAAGTATCTTTCAATTTTAATCGTTTTCTAAAGTCTAAAAATAGTAATAATTTGAATTACATTCTTATAAAATTGTATCTTTGTTTTCGTTGATAATTTCTGATATTTCTTCAGGAAATTCAAAACAAACAATATAACGTCATTACTAAGAGTTTTCTGCAATAAACAGAAAATAGCAAAGCAAATTCTTCTTTTGAAGTTTTCTTCTCTTGAAGTTTAGATAACTTTAGAAATGACAAAAAACATACATATATGCTAAAAGCTGGAGTTTTGGGTGCTGGTCATCTTGGAAAAATTCATTTACGTTTATTACAACAATCAGAAAAATACGAATTGGTTGGTTTTTTTGATCCATTTACAGAAAATGCCGAAAAAGTAGCCAAGGAATTTGGTTATAAATTATTCGGTTCTATTGAAGAATTAATTGCTGCGGTAGAAGTAGTAGATATTGTTACACCAACATTATCTCATTTTGAGTGTGCTAAAATGGCCATTGAAAAAGGACGCCATATTTTTATAGAAAAACCAATTACTAAAACCGTTTTAGAAGCAGAAGCTATAAATACTTTGGCTAGCCAGTTTCACGTAAAAGGTCAAGTAGGTCATGTAGAGCGATTTAACCCAGCATTTACTGCCGTTAAAGATAAAATTGATACGCCAATGTTTATTGAAACGCATCGATTGGCAGAGTTTAACCCAAGAGGAACCGATGTTCCTGTGGTGTTAGATTTAATGATTCATGATATTGATATTATTCTTTCTGTGATCGATTCTAAAGTTAAGAATGTACATGCAAGTGGAATTTCTGTTATTTCTGAAACTCCAGATATTGCAAATGCAAGAATAGAGTTTGAAAACGGTTGTGTTGCCAATTTAACGGCAAGTAGAATTTCTATGAAAAACATGCGTAAAACACGTTTTTTTCAGAAAGACGCTTATATTTCTGTCGATTTTTTAGAGAAAAAATCTGAGATTGTTAGAATGAAAGAGGTTCCTAATAATCCGGATGAGTTTGCAATGATTTTGCAAAATGCAGAAGGTGTTAAGAAACAAATTTATTTTGACAATCCTGAAATCGAAAACAACAATGCTATTTTAGACGAATTAGACTCTTTTGCAGATGCTATTAATAACAAAACAGTACCTGTGGTTTCTTTGCGTCAAGGTGCAGAAGCTTTAAGAGTTGCACAAATGATTATTGATTGTTTTTAATTCATAATTTCAAAAAATAAACAATACTTTTAGATTTAAAAAAAACACATAAACAAGTGCGTTAGGGATTGAAGTGGAAATCCTTTTTTTTTAGTATCACGTTATTACGAGGAAGTATGACGAAGTAATCTCTTTTTAATTAAGAGATTGCCACAGAATAAAAAAAATTTTCTTCGCAATAACAGCAATAAAAAAAAGATTGTAACGTAAAGCCCGACCTATAGGTAACGCCCAGAAAATATAAATATTTAAATTATTATTGATGAAAAACATAGCTGTAATTGGTGCTGGAACAATGGGAAATGGAATTGCCCATACATTTGCTCAATTTAATTATAACGTACATTTAATAGATATCTCTGATGCTTCCTTAGCAAAAGGAATCGCAACTATTTCGAAGAATCTAGATAGAATGGTTGTAAAAGAAAAAATTTCTGAAGCAGATAAAACACAAACTTTAGCCAATATAACAACCTTTACTTCTATTACGGAAGGTGTAAAAAACATGGATTTAGTTGTAGAAGCTGCCACTGAAAATTTGGATTTAAAATTGAAGATTTTTAAAGAACTAGATGCTGTTTGCGTTGAGAAAAC from Polaribacter sp. ALD11 includes the following:
- a CDS encoding protein-L-isoaspartate(D-aspartate) O-methyltransferase translates to MKDTSKHQGLRNQLATVLEAKGITDNNVLNAIREIPRHLFIDSSFEAHAYQDKAFPIAAEQTISMPYTVAFQSQTLEIKPGDKVLEIGTGSGYQTAVLLELKAVVYSIERQKELFKRTSLFLPKIGYKPKRFIFGDGYIGLKEQAPFDKIIVTAGAPFVPNPLLAQLKIGGMLLIPVGDKTQIMTLFIRKSAKEFEKHELGDFAFVPMLEEKN
- a CDS encoding Gfo/Idh/MocA family protein, translated to MLKAGVLGAGHLGKIHLRLLQQSEKYELVGFFDPFTENAEKVAKEFGYKLFGSIEELIAAVEVVDIVTPTLSHFECAKMAIEKGRHIFIEKPITKTVLEAEAINTLASQFHVKGQVGHVERFNPAFTAVKDKIDTPMFIETHRLAEFNPRGTDVPVVLDLMIHDIDIILSVIDSKVKNVHASGISVISETPDIANARIEFENGCVANLTASRISMKNMRKTRFFQKDAYISVDFLEKKSEIVRMKEVPNNPDEFAMILQNAEGVKKQIYFDNPEIENNNAILDELDSFADAINNKTVPVVSLRQGAEALRVAQMIIDCF